One Pyrofollis japonicus DNA window includes the following coding sequences:
- a CDS encoding PadR family transcriptional regulator, with the protein MASAEQSEAEYLERAVEMRTRYMVLLLLAEGPKSGYEIIKRIRSLLAEAGEGGASPGTVYPVLRSLEEEGLIESSEEPRGARQRKVYRITEKGAEYLMRSAEKALNILDIALRLHLAAVRGVKEPIKLSPELRALLSRIIEQLKSIKARTEELIEAVEKFLS; encoded by the coding sequence GTGGCCTCAGCAGAGCAGAGCGAGGCAGAATACCTTGAGCGAGCAGTAGAGATGAGAACCCGCTACATGGTTCTCCTCCTATTAGCTGAGGGCCCAAAGTCGGGCTACGAGATAATCAAGCGGATAAGGAGCCTCCTAGCAGAAGCAGGTGAGGGAGGAGCAAGCCCCGGAACAGTATACCCCGTGCTAAGGAGCCTAGAAGAGGAGGGACTCATAGAGTCAAGCGAGGAGCCCCGTGGGGCAAGGCAGCGAAAAGTGTACCGGATAACCGAGAAGGGTGCAGAATACCTAATGAGGAGCGCCGAGAAGGCGTTAAACATACTCGACATAGCGCTGAGGCTCCACCTAGCAGCAGTACGCGGCGTAAAGGAGCCAATAAAGCTCTCACCAGAGCTAAGGGCCCTGTTATCAAGGATAATTGAGCAATTGAAATCGATCAAGGCGCGGACAGAGGAGCTAATAGAGGCCGTGGAGAAATTCCTTAGCTAG
- the feoB gene encoding ferrous iron transport protein B, protein MTKRVLLLGQPNVGKSSLLRALTGARVQVSNYPGTTVEVTRASTVINGVRYEFVDTPGVYNLFPSSIEEEVTERALLSEDYDFVIVVLDATAIERGLVFAVSVAELGPRMIIAVNFWEEAEKKGIYIDYRGLEEAFGVPVVRINPVRKNGVRELVGRLGEARQSKIVIRYDDHIEEAIRRAEGCVTGPTRLSRRGLAVRLVEGDPLVAERFGCPEAEEARRRLVEEGHDPYRDVEIARAGYAISLSQRYVRVEPRAHGALTRLDVFLVQHPFFGLLTSLGFVLGIIVLTVVFGGLVIDWATGILDHVVDGVVGSLEGRGLLGLMAAKSVQALYAQYVSALPYVFIFYFILMLLEDSGLLTRIMIWLHAFTKKIGLYSKGIIPVLLGLGCSVPAITGTRILPSTRQRIVAISMLAFVPCSSRASIIFGIAGRFLGALAPIAIYLAGFTIALIIAKIVAKATRAEEEAILVEDIPPLRRPKLGLVAEKAWLRLEDFIKVVTPMIVAGAVAYAALTYYGVDSVVETVFSPLARLLGLPAATMIPLVYGFLQKDLVIAMLAAVLGTADFAKALTPHQIMTFTIASTYQVPCIIALGAMIREIGAKKAILLWIFLDAVGFAIAALYAHSPLPP, encoded by the coding sequence ATGACTAAGCGTGTTTTGTTGCTTGGCCAGCCGAATGTTGGTAAGAGCTCGTTGCTTCGTGCGCTTACTGGTGCCCGCGTCCAGGTCTCTAATTATCCTGGTACGACGGTTGAGGTGACTAGGGCTTCTACGGTAATTAATGGTGTTAGGTATGAGTTCGTTGACACTCCTGGCGTCTATAACTTGTTTCCGAGCAGTATTGAGGAGGAGGTTACTGAGCGGGCGCTTCTCAGCGAGGACTATGACTTCGTCATAGTTGTTCTTGATGCTACTGCTATTGAGAGGGGGCTTGTTTTCGCGGTCTCTGTCGCGGAGCTTGGGCCGAGGATGATTATTGCTGTTAATTTCTGGGAGGAGGCGGAGAAGAAGGGCATTTATATTGATTATCGTGGGCTCGAGGAGGCTTTTGGTGTACCGGTTGTAAGGATAAATCCTGTGAGAAAGAATGGTGTCAGGGAACTCGTTGGTCGTCTCGGTGAGGCCAGGCAGAGCAAGATAGTGATTCGCTACGATGACCATATTGAGGAGGCTATTCGTAGAGCCGAGGGCTGTGTAACTGGGCCTACTCGGCTTAGTCGCCGCGGGCTGGCCGTCCGCTTAGTGGAGGGCGACCCCCTGGTAGCTGAGCGGTTTGGCTGCCCGGAGGCAGAGGAGGCTAGGAGAAGGCTTGTCGAGGAGGGCCATGACCCGTACCGCGATGTTGAGATAGCTCGGGCGGGTTATGCTATTAGTCTCTCGCAGAGATATGTGAGAGTTGAGCCTAGGGCTCATGGCGCGCTTACCCGTCTCGACGTGTTCCTTGTGCAGCACCCCTTCTTCGGCCTCCTGACTTCCCTAGGCTTCGTCCTGGGCATTATTGTCTTAACTGTCGTGTTTGGGGGCTTAGTTATAGACTGGGCTACGGGTATCCTAGACCACGTTGTAGACGGCGTCGTGGGCTCTCTTGAGGGGCGCGGTCTCCTAGGCCTCATGGCTGCTAAGAGTGTCCAAGCCCTGTATGCACAGTACGTGTCTGCTCTGCCATACGTGTTCATCTTCTACTTCATACTGATGTTGCTAGAGGACTCGGGGCTCCTAACGAGGATAATGATATGGCTTCACGCGTTCACGAAGAAGATTGGGCTGTATAGTAAGGGGATAATACCGGTTCTGCTCGGCCTTGGATGCTCTGTGCCAGCGATAACGGGGACGAGGATACTGCCGAGTACCAGGCAGCGAATAGTAGCTATTTCTATGCTTGCATTTGTGCCGTGCTCTAGCAGGGCCTCAATAATCTTCGGTATTGCTGGGCGCTTCCTGGGAGCACTGGCACCAATAGCGATATACTTGGCAGGGTTCACCATAGCTCTCATAATAGCCAAGATTGTCGCCAAGGCTACAAGGGCCGAAGAAGAGGCAATACTTGTTGAGGACATACCGCCGCTAAGAAGGCCTAAGCTGGGCCTCGTCGCCGAGAAGGCTTGGCTACGCCTAGAGGACTTCATAAAGGTAGTTACGCCGATGATAGTTGCAGGCGCTGTTGCATACGCGGCGCTAACATACTATGGCGTAGACAGTGTAGTGGAAACAGTCTTCTCTCCACTCGCGAGGCTACTAGGCCTGCCAGCGGCAACCATGATACCGCTCGTCTACGGTTTTCTCCAGAAGGACCTCGTCATAGCTATGCTTGCAGCCGTCCTCGGGACAGCAGACTTTGCAAAAGCGCTCACACCACACCAGATAATGACGTTCACCATTGCCTCAACATACCAGGTTCCATGCATAATAGCCCTAGGGGCGATGATCCGGGAAATAGGGGCAAAGAAGGCCATACTGCTATGGATATTCCTAGACGCCGTAGGCTTCGCCATAGCTGCTCTTTACGCGCACTCGCCGCTGCCGCCATAG